From Micromonospora echinospora, one genomic window encodes:
- a CDS encoding ubiquinol-cytochrome c reductase iron-sulfur subunit, with product MSTHTEKSAREPIDLDDPELTRFDVVQEGLRRDDIEIVHYEPQFVPGSKAERRTTRLVASFFLLTGLAATAFLVVYIWWPWQYEPGHGGDKFYTPLLGLTLGVALLGIGFGILTWGKKLLPKEVAIQDRHEGEVDQEGRKITGQTMLFVADELGVKRRPLLGISLLAGLAPVGAVAAAPLVGGLIKQPHENNQMFTTGFHPGENGEKIRLVREDGRPVRPADVSAGGQITVFPGIEHGVSNKHADSVTLLIHLRESDAVEARAANEREGHGDYMWGNYAAYSKICTHAGCPASLYEQQTNRLLCPCHQSQFLITDNARPIFGPASRRLPQLPIEVDDEGFFVAKSDYTETVGPDFWERP from the coding sequence ATGAGCACGCACACCGAGAAGTCGGCTCGGGAGCCGATCGACCTGGACGACCCGGAGCTGACCCGGTTCGACGTCGTCCAGGAGGGGCTGCGCCGGGACGACATCGAGATCGTCCACTACGAGCCGCAGTTCGTCCCGGGCAGCAAGGCCGAGCGCCGCACCACCCGCCTGGTCGCCTCCTTCTTCCTGCTGACCGGGCTCGCCGCGACCGCCTTCCTGGTGGTCTACATCTGGTGGCCCTGGCAGTACGAGCCGGGTCACGGCGGGGACAAGTTCTACACCCCGCTGCTCGGCCTGACGCTCGGCGTGGCCCTGCTCGGCATCGGCTTCGGCATCCTCACCTGGGGCAAGAAGCTGCTGCCCAAGGAGGTCGCCATCCAGGACCGGCACGAGGGCGAGGTGGACCAGGAGGGTCGCAAGATCACTGGGCAGACCATGCTCTTCGTCGCCGACGAGCTGGGCGTGAAGCGTCGTCCGCTGCTGGGGATCTCGCTGCTGGCCGGTCTCGCGCCGGTCGGCGCGGTCGCCGCCGCGCCGCTGGTCGGTGGCCTGATCAAGCAGCCGCACGAGAACAACCAGATGTTCACCACCGGCTTCCACCCCGGTGAGAACGGCGAGAAGATCCGCCTGGTCCGCGAGGACGGCCGCCCGGTCCGTCCGGCCGATGTCAGCGCCGGTGGCCAGATCACCGTCTTCCCCGGCATCGAGCACGGGGTGAGCAACAAGCACGCCGACTCGGTGACGCTGCTGATCCACCTGCGGGAGTCCGACGCCGTCGAGGCGCGTGCGGCCAACGAGCGGGAGGGCCACGGCGACTACATGTGGGGCAACTACGCCGCGTACTCCAAGATCTGCACGCACGCGGGCTGCCCGGCCAGCCTCTACGAGCAGCAGACCAACCGGCTGCTCTGCCCCTGCCACCAGTCGCAGTTCCTGATCACCGACAACGCCCGACCCATCTTCGGTCCGGCCAGCCGCCGCCTGCCGCAGCTGCCGATCGAGGTGGACGACGAGGGCTTCTTCGTGGCAAAGTCCGACTACACCGAGACCGTCGGGCCCGACTTCTGGGAGCGGCCATGA